A section of the Platichthys flesus chromosome 22, fPlaFle2.1, whole genome shotgun sequence genome encodes:
- the si:ch211-132g1.1 gene encoding T-cell surface antigen CD2, giving the protein MMRMTMKMAAFSGVPLLLLLCSVISSTESQPNCDRYAARGEAFAVPLGHQLKDTERVKWKRGSVVIVERRPPSKGAEGHVFSIGTKDNIFPNGSLTLRNVKPADAGEYTPTVHTGDGKSAASLDSVHVCVLDRVPQPTVNTTCLPKSKVKLTCDVGKVEGLTFVWLQNDKEQKNPKSPVWILELKDVKDSFSCRVSNALGPKTSTTVTGLCQKSFFPGDMWELIWICVGSGGGLVLLLIIIIIVCCVRAKRKKRSQKIDEEELRLRWANPEQQQHLQCPQHGHPTSRRHQHQHQHQGQHQHQGQHQGQRQGQDQDQHKQQQQQPAGHTGPRQHRSKQQRPRAPEPPLNHHQPSTMRPAQNARADVNGDEEQAPPLPKPRSKTPRTRV; this is encoded by the exons ATGATGAGGATGACAATGAAGATGGCTGCTTTCTCTGgggtccctctgctgctgctgctctgctccgtCATCTCCTCCACAG AGTCTCAGCCCAATTGCGACAGGTACGCCGCAAGAGGAGAGGCCTTCGCGGTGCCTCTGGGGCACCAgctgaaagacacagagagagtgaaGTGGAAGCGAGGTTCTGTCGTAATCGTGGAGCGAAGACCCCCGAGTAAAGGGGCAGAGGGGCACGTCTTCTCGATTGGGACCAAAGATAATATTTTTCCAAATGGATCCCTGACTCTGAGGAATGTGAAACCAGCCGACGCGGGGGAATACACCCCAACGGTTCACACAGGGGATGGAAAATCCGCAGCATCGTTAGACAGCGTGCATGTATGTGTACTTG ATCGTGTCCCGCAGCCGACAGTGAACACTACCTGTCTCCCAAAGTCAAAAGTCAAACTGACTTGCGACGTTGGTAAG GTCGAGGGGCTCACGTTTGTCTGGCTCCAGAATGACAAGGAGCAGAAAAACCCGAAAAGTCCAGTTTGGATACTGGAGCTCAAAGATGTCAAAGATTCCTTCAGTTGCAGAGTATCTAACGCCCTCGGCCCTAAAACCAGTACAACTGTTACTGGCCTCTGCCAAA AATCTTTTTTCCCCGGCGACATGTGGGAACTCATCTGGATCTGTGTGGGTAGTGGTGGAG GTCTCGTTCTCCTGCttataatcatcatcatcgtctgCTGTGTCCGGGCCAAACGGAAAAAAAGATCTCAGAAGATCG atgaggaggagctccGCTTGAGGTGGGCCaaccctgagcagcagcagcacctccaaTGTCCTCAGCATGGCCATCCTACCAGTCGTCgtcaccagcaccagcaccagcaccagggccagcaccagcaccagggTCAGCACCAGGGCCAGCGTCAGggccaggaccaggaccagcacaagcagcagcagcagcaaccggCCGGCCACACTGGTCCTCGCCAACATCGCTCCAAACAGCAACGTCCCAGAGCCCCAGAGCCCCCCCTCAATCACCACCAGCCCAGCACCATGAGACCTGCACAG aacGCCAGAGCAGATGTTAACGGAGATGAAGAgcaggctcctcctcttcctaaGCCCAGGTCGAAGACTCCCAGGACGCGAGTGTGA